One Cheilinus undulatus linkage group 22, ASM1832078v1, whole genome shotgun sequence DNA window includes the following coding sequences:
- the LOC121504941 gene encoding LOW QUALITY PROTEIN: uncharacterized protein LOC121504941 (The sequence of the model RefSeq protein was modified relative to this genomic sequence to represent the inferred CDS: substituted 2 bases at 2 genomic stop codons) — protein sequence MRKGLWKLNCSLLEDREIVRDYREQYTEWQTLQDSYDSRAHWWEMVKGRTRTFFRKGSPQEITDSLLLIRDTICYARDRNIRLVVLNLDFEKAFDRVSHQYLFQVLQKMGFPDRFIAWVGLLYRDISSKFLVNGHLTKAVNINCGVRXGCPLSALLYVLCIEPLAQILRRDQWINGVGIPGSGGLTSKCFIYMDDINLLCTDLLSVNRTLDLTDWFGLASGSKLNRHKTQAQFYGPWTATEQTGLPLTVTQTDIKILGVKFDKDGGGRTNWPDKVGKVRQRLGHWRLRRLTMEEKVLIIKSVILPLLLLISCVFIPPGNVLLDLERAIFYFLWESKWERLRRDIVKRPKEKGGKGVPDLFLFLGGGYTTLNIRAATAPSRNPKTAAMARFWMGSYLRRLKFLPSDLKVPVSFNLPPAYGFIQKFLKHFNLEKEELHVLSNHRFITSVVQEREPVSPVRGLALGEPTQVWRNVNHPVLPNRLRDLSWMVAHEILPVRSVMHSRGMSASSICPRPGCGAPESVRHLLWECSAAVEQWALASSLQFPCLPAGEALTAQLVLYGVSPTQPPSGAFARQWLTLAAIKDATWASRNLLVRRHKXIPPVVVILKAAAAV from the exons ATGC GGAAGGGTCTGTGGAAACTCAACTGCTCCCTTTTAGAGGATAGGGAGATAGTTAGGGACTACCGGGAGCAGTACACAGAGTGGCAGACCCTTCAAGACTCATACGATTCACGGGCACACTGGTGGGAAATGGTGAAGGGAAGGACCCGGACGTTCTTTAGGAAG GGAAGTCCCCAGGAGATCACGGACAGCCTCCTGCTGATCAGAGACACCATCTGTTATGCGAGAGACAGAAACATTAGGCTGGTAGTCCTAAATTTAGACTTTGAGAAAGCTTTTGATCGGGTCTCGCACCAGTACCTGTTCCAGGTACTGCAAAAAATGGGCTTTCCTGACAGGTTTATAGCTTGGGTGGGACTGCTGTACCGGGATATCAGCAGCAAATTTCTTGTTAATGGGCACCTGACAAAAGCAGTGAATATCAACTGCGGCGTCCGTTAGGGTTGTCCGTTATCTGCCCTCCTCTATGTGCTCTGTATTGAACCACTGGCACAGATCTTGAGAAGGGACCAATGGATCAACGGGGTGGGAATACCAGGGAGTGGGGGACTGACCAGTAAGTGCTTTATCTACATGGACGACATCAACCTTTTATGTACCGACCTTTTATCTGTCAACAGGACGCTGGACTTGACTGACTGGTTCGGACTGGCCTCTGGGTCTAAATTAAACAGACACAAGACCCAAGCCCAATTTTACGGACCATGGACGGCGACTGAACAGACCGGACTTCCTCTGACAGTGACCCAGACAGACATTAAGATACTGGGGGTCAAATTTGACAAGGATGGGGGAGGGAGGACTAATTGGCCAGACAAGGTTGGGAAGGTCAGACAGAGACTTGGGCACTGGCGACTACGACGACTGACGATGGAGGAAAAGGTTTTAATCATCAAATCAGTGATTTTACCCTTGCTTTTATTGATCAGTTGTGTTTTTATCCCACCAGGAAATGTGCTTTTAGACCTGGAACGTGccattttctactttttatggGAGTCCAAATGGGAACGTCTGAGGAGGGACATCGTGAAGCGGCCAAAGGAGAAGGGAGGGAAAGGCGTTCCCGACCTGTTTTTATTCCTGGGAGGAGGATACACCACCCTCAATATAAGAGCTGCCACGGCCCCATCCAGAAACCCCAAGACGGCGGCCATGGCCCGGTTCTGGATGGGATCCTACCTCAGGAGGCTGAAGTTCCTACCCAGTGATCTTAAAGTGCCAGTGTCTTTTAATCTACCCCCTGCTTATGGTTTTATCCAgaagtttttaaagcattttaaccTTGAAAAGGAGGAGTTGCATGTTTTATCTAACCACCGTTTTATCACCTCTGTTGTGCAGGAGCGGGAACCAGTGAGCCCAGTGCGGGGGCTTGCACTAGGCGAGCCCACCCAAGTTTGGCGCAACGTGAACCATCCTGTCCTCCCGAACCGACTCCGGGACCTGTCGTGGATGGTGGCTCACGAGATTCTCCCGGTCAGGTCCGTTATGCACTCCCGGGGCATGTCGGCGTCCTCAATCTGCCCCCGGCCGGGTTGTGGCGCGCCTGAGTCGGTGAGGCATCTGCTCTGGGAGTGCAGCGCTGCCGTAGAACAGTGGGCACTGGCCAGCTCCTTGCAATTCCCGTGCTTACCAGCGGGGGAGGCCCTCACAGCACAGCTAGTGCTGTATGGAGTGAGCCCGACCCAACCACCATCTGGGGCCTTCGCACGGCAGTGGCTCACTCTCGCCGCCATCAAAGACGCCACCTGGGCCTCCAGAAACCTGCTGGTGAGAAGGCACAAGTAGATCCCCCCCGTGGTCGTGATCCTGAAGGCAGCAGCGGCGGTCTGA